A window of the Polaribacter sp. HaHaR_3_91 genome harbors these coding sequences:
- a CDS encoding NAD(P)/FAD-dependent oxidoreductase, whose product MNIPQTSFPRVVIIGGGFAGLAAARGLEEQELQVVLIDKHNYHTFQPLLYQVATGGLEPDSIAFPLRKRFNDVENFYFRLTEVEKINPENNTIETAIGNLEYDELIIATGSTTNFFGNTNIQKHTMEMKSIPQSLNIRSLILENFEEALLTSNIEERNALMNFVIVGGGPTGVELAGALAEMKKGILPKDYPDLDIRQMQINLIQSSDCLLKGMSAKASEKAEDFLIKLGVNVWKNLRVLDYNGKIVTTNGEDHFKAETVIWAAGVKGQMIDGLNTECIIERAARIKVNEYNQVLGHPNVYAIGDVACMSSEKTPFGHPMMAQPAIQQGRLVSKNILAKLYNKEQKAFIYKDKGAMATIGRNKAVVDLKNWKFQGVFAWFVWMFVHLFSLIGFRNKAIVFLNWVYNYIRFDRETRLIIRPYKNKNSFSFRK is encoded by the coding sequence ATGAACATACCACAAACTAGTTTCCCAAGAGTTGTAATTATTGGTGGTGGTTTTGCCGGTTTAGCTGCAGCTAGAGGGTTAGAAGAGCAAGAACTGCAAGTTGTGTTAATTGACAAACACAATTACCACACATTTCAACCTTTATTATATCAGGTTGCAACAGGTGGTTTAGAGCCAGATTCTATTGCCTTTCCTTTAAGAAAACGTTTTAACGATGTGGAAAATTTCTATTTTAGATTGACTGAAGTAGAAAAAATAAATCCAGAAAACAATACTATTGAAACTGCTATTGGAAACTTAGAGTATGATGAGTTAATTATTGCGACAGGCTCTACAACCAACTTTTTTGGAAATACAAACATCCAAAAACATACGATGGAAATGAAGTCCATTCCGCAGTCTTTAAATATTAGAAGTCTAATTTTAGAAAACTTCGAAGAAGCTTTATTAACCTCTAATATTGAAGAAAGAAACGCTTTGATGAATTTTGTAATTGTTGGTGGTGGACCAACAGGTGTAGAATTAGCTGGTGCTTTAGCAGAGATGAAAAAGGGAATCTTGCCTAAAGATTATCCTGATTTAGACATTCGACAAATGCAGATTAACTTAATTCAAAGTTCTGATTGTTTGTTAAAAGGAATGAGTGCTAAGGCTTCTGAAAAAGCAGAAGATTTTCTAATAAAACTAGGTGTAAATGTTTGGAAAAACTTACGTGTTTTAGATTATAATGGAAAAATAGTTACCACAAATGGAGAAGATCATTTTAAGGCGGAAACCGTTATTTGGGCTGCTGGCGTAAAAGGACAAATGATTGATGGTCTAAACACTGAATGTATTATTGAAAGAGCTGCTAGAATAAAAGTAAATGAATACAATCAAGTTTTAGGGCACCCAAATGTATATGCAATTGGCGATGTTGCTTGTATGTCTTCAGAAAAAACTCCTTTCGGACACCCAATGATGGCACAACCTGCTATTCAACAAGGTCGGTTAGTTTCAAAAAATATATTGGCAAAATTGTACAACAAAGAACAGAAGGCATTTATTTATAAAGACAAAGGAGCTATGGCAACTATTGGACGTAATAAAGCCGTTGTAGATTTAAAAAACTGGAAATTTCAAGGAGTTTTTGCTTGGTTTGTTTGGATGTTTGTTCATTTGTTTTCTTTAATCGGATTTAGAAACAAAGCGATTGTTTTTCTAAATTGGGTATATAATTATATTCGTTTCGATAGAGAAACCCGTTTAATTATTAGACCTTATAAAAATAAAAACAGCTTTAGTTTTAGAAAATAA
- a CDS encoding Lrp/AsnC family transcriptional regulator, whose amino-acid sequence MYQVDEIDLQLLRLLQKDADITTKELAQRVNLTNTPVFDRIKRLKKEGYIKKTTAVLCSEKLDVSLIVFCNVKLKEHTKEIGNQFVKDIMFLKEVTECYNTSGDFDFLLKVMVKDMKHYQSFVLQSLGSVKGIGSAHSTFVMGEIKNNHGIPL is encoded by the coding sequence ATGTATCAAGTTGATGAAATTGATTTACAACTACTTCGTTTATTACAAAAAGACGCAGATATTACTACAAAAGAACTTGCTCAACGTGTAAATCTTACAAATACGCCTGTTTTTGATCGCATAAAACGATTAAAAAAAGAAGGTTATATAAAAAAAACAACGGCTGTTTTATGTAGTGAGAAGTTAGATGTTTCTTTAATTGTATTCTGTAATGTGAAGTTAAAGGAACATACCAAAGAAATAGGAAATCAGTTTGTAAAAGATATTATGTTTCTTAAAGAGGTAACAGAATGCTATAATACTTCTGGCGATTTCGATTTTTTATTAAAAGTGATGGTAAAAGATATGAAACATTATCAATCTTTTGTTTTACAAAGTTTGGGGTCTGTTAAAGGTATTGGAAGTGCTCATAGTACATTTGTGATGGGAGAAATTAAGAATAACCACGGAATTCCTTTATAG
- the metE gene encoding 5-methyltetrahydropteroyltriglutamate--homocysteine S-methyltransferase, protein MKTTILGHPRIGEKRELKKAIESYWKENIDETTLLKVASDIKKKNWLNQKEIGIDLIPSNDFSLYDQVLDMSLTLNCIPKRFRELKNKVSFVDLYFAMARGFQKDSFDIVAMEMTKWFDTNYHYLVPEFEKEQQFELNSCKIISEYREALQIGINTKPVLIGPLTYLLVGKEKENGFHRLELLDRLLPTYIQLIEELQNEGVTNIQFDEPYLSLDLTLKEQEAYFKTYTLLKAKFPKITLILANYFGNLNDNLNLTLSLPVDVLHVDLVRGLDELDTILKHQNKEQILSLGIVDGRNIWKNNFDTSIEIINKAKAIKGDNLWISSSCSLLHSPYDLDNEKDGSILEEVTQWLAFAKQKLQEIVLLKKIAQDNLQASDIKEIEANRLAFINKEKSTLIHNNKVKQRINALTEADSLRKSVFAERQKKQQQELQLPLFPTTTIGSFPQTKEVRSLRLQYKRKQISEEKYNFFLEEEITSAIKFQENIGLDVLVHGEFERNDMVEYFGERLAGFAFSSFGWVQSYGTRCVKPPILFGDVSRENPMTVKWTAYAQSLSKKYVKGMLTGPVTILQWSFVRDDQPRTQTCNQIALAIRDEVADLEKVGIKIIQIDEPAIREGLPLRKNNWAVYLKWAVNAFKISASVVKDDTQIHTHMCYSEFNDIIANIADMDADVITIETSRSKMELLDAFVDFKYPNEIGPGVYDIHSPRVPNVHEIESLLIKATNLLPQENIWVNPDCGLKTRDWPETKLALENLVASAKLMRERVATTV, encoded by the coding sequence ATGAAAACTACTATTTTAGGGCATCCAAGAATTGGAGAAAAAAGAGAACTAAAAAAAGCAATTGAGAGTTACTGGAAAGAAAATATAGATGAAACAACGCTATTAAAAGTTGCCAGCGACATTAAAAAGAAAAACTGGTTGAATCAAAAGGAAATAGGAATAGACCTTATTCCTTCAAATGATTTTTCTTTATACGACCAAGTTTTAGATATGTCGTTAACCTTAAATTGTATTCCTAAAAGATTTAGAGAATTAAAAAATAAGGTATCTTTTGTCGATTTATACTTTGCAATGGCACGTGGTTTTCAAAAAGATAGTTTTGATATTGTTGCAATGGAAATGACTAAATGGTTTGATACTAATTACCATTATTTGGTTCCTGAGTTTGAAAAAGAGCAACAATTTGAATTGAATTCTTGTAAAATTATTAGCGAATATCGCGAAGCTTTACAAATAGGCATCAATACAAAACCTGTATTAATTGGACCTTTAACTTATTTATTGGTTGGAAAAGAAAAGGAAAACGGCTTTCATAGATTAGAGTTATTAGATCGTTTATTACCTACTTATATTCAATTAATTGAAGAATTACAAAACGAAGGAGTAACGAATATTCAGTTTGATGAACCTTACTTATCTTTAGATTTAACACTTAAAGAACAAGAGGCTTATTTTAAAACTTACACTCTTTTAAAAGCTAAATTTCCTAAGATTACATTAATTTTAGCTAACTATTTTGGAAATCTAAACGATAATTTAAATCTAACATTATCTTTACCTGTTGATGTTCTACATGTAGACTTAGTTAGAGGTTTAGATGAATTAGATACTATTTTAAAGCATCAAAATAAAGAGCAAATACTTTCTCTAGGTATTGTTGATGGAAGAAATATTTGGAAAAATAATTTTGATACATCCATAGAAATCATCAACAAAGCAAAGGCAATTAAAGGTGATAACCTTTGGATTTCTTCTTCATGTTCTTTATTGCACAGTCCGTATGATTTAGATAACGAAAAAGATGGTTCCATTCTAGAAGAAGTAACACAATGGTTGGCTTTTGCTAAACAGAAGTTACAAGAAATTGTTTTGCTTAAAAAAATAGCTCAAGATAATTTACAAGCATCAGACATTAAAGAAATCGAAGCCAACAGACTCGCTTTTATCAACAAAGAAAAATCTACACTTATACATAACAACAAAGTTAAACAACGTATAAATGCATTAACAGAGGCAGATAGTTTAAGGAAAAGTGTTTTTGCAGAAAGACAGAAAAAACAGCAACAAGAATTACAGTTACCTCTTTTTCCAACCACAACTATTGGTTCTTTTCCACAAACTAAAGAAGTGAGATCTTTAAGGTTACAGTATAAAAGAAAGCAAATATCCGAAGAAAAATACAACTTCTTTTTAGAAGAAGAAATAACTAGTGCTATCAAATTTCAAGAAAATATTGGCTTAGATGTTTTAGTTCATGGTGAGTTTGAGCGTAATGACATGGTAGAATATTTCGGAGAAAGATTAGCTGGTTTTGCTTTTTCTAGTTTTGGTTGGGTGCAGAGTTATGGTACAAGGTGTGTAAAACCTCCTATTCTTTTTGGTGATGTGTCTAGAGAAAACCCTATGACTGTAAAATGGACAGCATATGCGCAGAGTCTATCTAAAAAATATGTAAAAGGGATGCTTACAGGGCCTGTAACTATTTTACAATGGTCTTTTGTTAGAGATGATCAACCAAGAACACAAACGTGTAATCAAATTGCTTTAGCGATTAGAGATGAAGTTGCTGATTTAGAAAAAGTAGGAATAAAAATTATTCAGATTGATGAACCTGCCATAAGAGAAGGTTTACCATTAAGAAAAAATAATTGGGCAGTCTATTTAAAGTGGGCAGTTAATGCTTTTAAAATATCGGCAAGTGTGGTTAAAGATGATACTCAAATTCACACACACATGTGTTATTCTGAATTTAACGATATTATTGCAAATATTGCAGATATGGATGCCGATGTAATTACCATAGAAACGTCTCGTTCTAAAATGGAATTATTAGATGCTTTTGTCGATTTTAAATATCCCAATGAAATTGGTCCTGGAGTTTATGACATTCATTCTCCAAGGGTACCAAACGTACATGAAATAGAAAGTTTACTCATAAAAGCAACAAATTTATTACCTCAAGAAAACATTTGGGTAAACCCAGACTGCGGATTAAAAACAAGAGATTGGCCAGAAACAAAATTGGCTTTAGAAAATTTAGTTGCTTCTGCAAAATTAATGAGAGAAAGAGTAGCAACCACAGTTTAA